The following coding sequences lie in one Pseudomonas svalbardensis genomic window:
- a CDS encoding sigma-54-dependent Fis family transcriptional regulator has translation MHDNHLSRHAQQVLTVTQGKSHLHGPGSDPSIARSWLRCLEDYHLDPSLTMAPTVLEHGRVLESRERLQQVLHIAGSEMTSLHQQLSGAGHAVLLTDARGVILNCVTAPAERKIFERAGLWLGADWSEACEGTNGIGTCLVERQSLTIHQDEHFRGRHTGLTCSASPVFDPHGELLAVLDVSSARHEVSRQSQFHTMALVNLSAKMIESCYFLRYFDNQWLLRFHLQAESVGLFSEGLLAFDGEGRISAVNQSALNLLGHIRGGLLGKPVEAFFDCSLDELLGRASVNASASWPLRTRDGRSLFAVLRGQPRSIPVPVVQSPVIAEPSRLSGICLGDTGLQENFRKSLRVFERDVPLLINGETGSGKEAFAKAVHQASRRAEKAFVALNCAAIPESLIESELFGYRGGSFTGARKEGMRGKLQQADGGTLFLDEIGDMPLALQTRLLRVLEDRQVVPIGGEPESVNVRIISATHRNLLERVQDGSFREDLYYRLNGLEVALPALRDRSDKSQLLDFLLAEEAGGETVLIDGPARQALLAFAWPGNVRQLRNVLRTLAALCDGGRIGLEDLPAMIRQARSVPVVAVEEPSDYPLDDAERLALLNALEQTRWHMTHTAEQLGVSRNTLYRKLRKHGIER, from the coding sequence ATGCACGACAACCATTTGAGTCGCCATGCCCAGCAAGTCCTGACCGTCACTCAGGGAAAATCCCACCTGCACGGCCCCGGCAGCGATCCGTCGATTGCCCGTTCCTGGCTGCGTTGTCTTGAGGACTATCACCTCGACCCGTCCCTGACCATGGCGCCGACGGTGCTGGAACATGGCCGCGTCCTGGAAAGCCGCGAGCGCTTGCAGCAAGTGCTGCACATCGCCGGCAGCGAAATGACCAGCCTTCATCAGCAACTCTCCGGTGCCGGCCACGCTGTCCTGCTGACCGACGCCCGCGGCGTGATCCTCAATTGCGTCACCGCGCCTGCCGAGCGGAAGATTTTCGAACGCGCCGGCCTCTGGCTCGGTGCGGACTGGAGCGAAGCGTGCGAAGGCACCAACGGCATCGGCACCTGCCTGGTGGAGCGCCAGTCGCTGACCATTCACCAGGATGAACACTTTCGCGGCCGCCACACGGGCCTGACGTGCTCGGCGAGCCCGGTGTTCGACCCGCATGGCGAACTGCTGGCGGTGCTCGACGTGTCCTCGGCGCGCCACGAGGTCTCGCGTCAGAGCCAATTCCACACCATGGCCCTGGTCAATCTTTCGGCGAAGATGATCGAGAGCTGCTATTTCCTGCGCTATTTCGACAATCAGTGGTTGCTGCGTTTTCACCTTCAGGCCGAATCCGTCGGGTTGTTCAGCGAAGGGTTACTGGCGTTTGACGGGGAAGGGCGGATCAGTGCGGTCAACCAGAGTGCGCTGAACCTGTTGGGGCATATTCGCGGTGGGCTGCTGGGCAAGCCGGTGGAGGCGTTTTTTGACTGCTCGCTGGATGAATTGCTCGGCCGCGCAAGCGTCAATGCCAGCGCCAGCTGGCCGTTGCGCACGCGCGACGGGCGGAGTCTGTTTGCGGTGTTGCGCGGGCAGCCACGCAGCATTCCGGTGCCGGTGGTGCAAAGTCCGGTGATCGCCGAACCTTCGCGCTTGTCGGGCATTTGTCTGGGTGACACGGGGCTGCAGGAAAATTTCCGCAAGTCCTTGCGCGTGTTCGAGCGGGACGTACCGCTACTGATCAACGGCGAAACCGGATCCGGCAAGGAAGCGTTTGCCAAAGCCGTCCACCAGGCCAGCCGGCGAGCAGAAAAAGCCTTCGTCGCCCTCAACTGCGCAGCCATCCCCGAGAGCCTGATCGAGAGCGAGCTGTTTGGCTATCGCGGCGGCAGCTTTACTGGCGCTCGCAAGGAAGGCATGCGTGGCAAGTTGCAGCAGGCCGATGGCGGGACTCTGTTCCTCGATGAAATCGGCGACATGCCCCTGGCTTTGCAGACCCGACTATTAAGGGTGCTGGAGGATCGTCAGGTAGTGCCGATCGGCGGCGAGCCGGAATCGGTCAACGTACGGATCATCAGCGCCACTCACCGCAATCTGCTGGAGCGGGTGCAGGACGGCAGCTTCCGCGAGGATTTGTATTACCGGCTCAACGGGCTGGAAGTTGCACTGCCGGCGCTGCGTGATCGCAGTGATAAGTCTCAGTTGCTCGATTTTTTGTTGGCCGAAGAGGCGGGCGGGGAAACCGTATTGATTGACGGTCCGGCACGCCAGGCGTTGCTGGCCTTTGCCTGGCCGGGGAACGTGCGGCAGTTGCGCAATGTGCTGCGCACGTTAGCGGCGTTGTGCGACGGTGGGCGGATTGGGTTGGAGGATTTGCCGGCGATGATTCGCCAGGCCCGGTCGGTTCCGGTTGTTGCCGTTGAAGAGCCGTCGGACTATCCGCTGGATGACGCTGAGCGGCTGGCGTTGCTGAATGCGTTGGAACAGACGCGTTGGCATATGACTCACACGGCTGAACAGTTGGGGGTCAGTCGTAACACTCTCTATCGAAAACTGCGTAAACACGGCATTGAGCGGTAG
- the exaC gene encoding acetaldehyde dehydrogenase ExaC, whose product MRYAHPGTEGAIVSFKSKYGNYIGGEFVAPVKGQYFTNTSPVNGQPIAEFPRSTAEDIEKALDAAHAAADAWGATSAQARSLVLLKIADRIEQNLEVLAITESWDNGKAVRETLNADIPLAADHFRYFAGCIRAQEGSAAEIDGNTVAYHIHEPLGVVGQIIPWNFPILMAAWKLAPALAAGNCVVLKPAEQTPLGITVLMELIGDLLPPGVLNVVQGFGKEAGEALATSKRIAKIAFTGSTPVGSHIMKCAAENIIPSTVELGGKSPNIFFADIMQAEETFIEKAAEGLVLAFFNQGEVCTCPSRALVQESIYDDFMKVVMKKVLSIKRGDPLDTDTMVGAQASEQQFDKILSYLEIAKGEGAELLTGGKVEKLEGNLATGYYIQPTLLKGTNKMRVFQEEIFGPVVSITTFKDEAEALAIANDTEFGLGAGLWTRDINRAYRMGRAIKAGRVWTNCYHLYPAHAAFGGYKKSGVGRETHKMMLDHYQQTKNLLVSYDINPLGFF is encoded by the coding sequence ATGCGTTACGCTCACCCCGGTACTGAAGGCGCTATCGTTTCGTTCAAGAGCAAATACGGTAACTACATCGGCGGCGAGTTTGTCGCGCCTGTCAAAGGTCAGTACTTCACCAATACCTCGCCAGTGAATGGCCAACCGATTGCCGAATTCCCGCGCTCCACGGCCGAAGACATCGAAAAGGCCCTGGACGCTGCCCACGCGGCCGCCGATGCCTGGGGCGCCACGTCCGCCCAGGCGCGCTCGCTGGTGCTGCTGAAAATCGCCGACCGCATCGAACAAAACCTCGAAGTCCTGGCGATCACCGAATCCTGGGACAACGGCAAAGCCGTGCGTGAAACCCTCAACGCCGACATCCCGCTGGCAGCCGACCACTTCCGTTACTTCGCCGGTTGCATCCGCGCCCAGGAAGGCAGCGCTGCCGAGATCGACGGCAACACCGTGGCCTATCACATCCATGAACCGCTGGGCGTGGTCGGGCAGATCATCCCGTGGAACTTCCCGATCCTGATGGCCGCCTGGAAACTCGCCCCGGCCCTGGCGGCCGGTAACTGCGTGGTGCTCAAGCCTGCCGAACAAACGCCACTGGGCATTACCGTGCTAATGGAGCTGATCGGCGACCTGCTGCCGCCCGGCGTACTCAACGTCGTGCAAGGCTTCGGCAAAGAAGCCGGCGAAGCACTGGCCACCAGCAAACGCATCGCCAAGATCGCCTTCACCGGCTCGACCCCGGTCGGCTCGCACATCATGAAATGCGCCGCCGAAAACATCATTCCGTCCACCGTGGAGCTGGGTGGCAAGTCGCCAAACATCTTCTTCGCCGACATCATGCAAGCCGAAGAAACCTTCATCGAAAAAGCCGCCGAAGGCCTGGTGCTGGCGTTCTTCAACCAGGGCGAAGTCTGCACCTGCCCATCCCGTGCATTGGTGCAAGAGTCGATCTACGACGACTTCATGAAAGTCGTGATGAAAAAAGTGCTGTCGATCAAACGTGGCGACCCGCTGGACACCGACACCATGGTCGGCGCCCAGGCGTCCGAGCAGCAATTCGACAAAATCCTTTCGTACCTGGAAATCGCCAAGGGCGAAGGCGCCGAGCTGTTGACCGGCGGCAAGGTGGAAAAACTCGAAGGCAACTTGGCGACCGGGTATTACATCCAGCCGACTCTGCTCAAGGGCACCAACAAAATGCGCGTGTTCCAGGAAGAAATCTTTGGCCCGGTGGTGAGCATCACCACCTTCAAGGACGAAGCCGAAGCCCTGGCCATCGCCAACGACACCGAGTTCGGCCTGGGTGCCGGTCTGTGGACCCGCGATATCAACCGCGCCTATCGCATGGGCCGCGCCATCAAGGCCGGTCGTGTGTGGACCAACTGCTACCACCTGTACCCGGCGCATGCCGCGTTCGGCGGTTACAAAAAATCCGGCGTCGGTCGTGAAACCCACAAAATGATGCTCGACCATTATCAGCAGACCAAAAACCTGCTGGTGAGCTACGACATCAATCCGCTGGGCTTCTTCTAA
- the eat gene encoding ethanolamine permease: MSSDQASVQPATSSVDFEKVGSDYFQQRELKKGAAGWVLLVGLGVAYVISGDYAGWNFGLAQGGWGGMFLATLLMATMYLCMCFSLAELSSMIPTAGGGYGFARSAFGPWGGFLTGTAILIEYAIAPAAIAVFIGAYCESLFGIGGWMIYLAFYIIFIAIHIFGVGEALKLMFVITAVAALALGVFLVAMVPHFSVANLLDIPVTEAKGASSFLPFGYVGVWAAIPYAIWFFLAVEGVPLAAEETKNPKRDLPRGLIGAMLVLVTFALLILVIGPGGAGANALMTSGNPLVEALSKAYGGSTWMGHFVNLVGLAGLIASFFSIIYAYSRQIFALSRAGYLPRKLSETNKSKAPVLALIIPGIIGFGLSLTGQGDLLILVAVFGATISYVLMMAAHITLRIRRPKMDRPYRTPGGIFTSGVALVLACIAVVAGFLVDPRVVIGAAIIYGVLIAYFAFYSRHHLVAGTPEEEFAAIQKAEEALH, encoded by the coding sequence ATGTCTAGCGATCAAGCCAGCGTGCAGCCGGCTACCTCCTCGGTCGACTTCGAAAAGGTCGGCTCCGACTATTTCCAGCAACGTGAACTGAAAAAAGGTGCAGCAGGCTGGGTCCTGCTAGTGGGTCTGGGCGTGGCCTACGTCATCTCCGGCGATTATGCGGGTTGGAACTTCGGCCTGGCCCAAGGTGGCTGGGGCGGCATGTTTCTCGCCACGTTGCTGATGGCGACCATGTACCTGTGTATGTGCTTTTCCTTGGCGGAACTGTCGTCAATGATCCCTACCGCCGGTGGCGGCTACGGTTTTGCCCGCAGTGCGTTCGGCCCTTGGGGCGGGTTCCTGACCGGGACCGCAATCCTGATCGAATACGCCATCGCCCCAGCGGCGATCGCGGTGTTTATCGGCGCCTATTGCGAATCACTGTTCGGCATCGGCGGCTGGATGATTTACCTGGCGTTCTACATCATCTTTATCGCCATTCACATTTTCGGGGTCGGCGAAGCCCTGAAACTGATGTTCGTCATCACCGCCGTCGCCGCCCTAGCGCTGGGAGTGTTTCTGGTGGCGATGGTGCCGCACTTCAGCGTCGCCAACCTGCTCGACATCCCGGTGACCGAGGCCAAGGGCGCCAGCAGCTTCCTGCCGTTCGGCTACGTCGGCGTGTGGGCAGCCATTCCCTATGCGATCTGGTTTTTCCTGGCTGTTGAAGGTGTGCCACTGGCGGCAGAAGAAACCAAAAACCCGAAACGCGACCTGCCACGCGGGTTGATTGGTGCAATGCTGGTGCTGGTGACCTTTGCCCTGCTGATTCTGGTGATCGGCCCTGGCGGTGCGGGCGCCAATGCTTTGATGACCTCGGGTAACCCGTTGGTCGAAGCGCTGAGCAAGGCCTATGGTGGCTCGACCTGGATGGGCCACTTCGTTAATTTGGTGGGCCTGGCCGGGTTGATTGCCAGTTTCTTCTCGATCATCTACGCCTACTCGCGGCAGATCTTTGCACTGTCCCGCGCCGGCTACCTGCCGCGCAAACTGTCAGAAACCAACAAAAGCAAGGCTCCCGTATTGGCACTGATTATTCCCGGCATCATCGGATTCGGCTTGTCACTGACCGGTCAGGGTGACTTGCTGATTCTGGTGGCGGTGTTCGGCGCGACCATTTCCTACGTCCTGATGATGGCGGCGCACATCACACTGCGCATTCGGCGCCCCAAAATGGATCGCCCATACCGCACGCCGGGCGGTATCTTCACCTCGGGTGTCGCGCTGGTGCTGGCTTGCATCGCCGTGGTGGCGGGTTTTCTGGTAGACCCACGCGTGGTAATTGGCGCTGCGATCATCTATGGAGTGTTAATTGCTTACTTTGCTTTCTACAGTCGGCATCACTTGGTAGCAGGCACGCCCGAAGAAGAATTCGCGGCCATTCAGAAAGCTGAAGAAGCCCTGCACTAA
- a CDS encoding ethanolamine ammonia-lyase subunit EutB, which produces MASFAHTVGGLIYRFESLKEVMAKASPARSGDFLAGVAALNDGERVAAQMALADIPLTHFLQEVLIPYEADEVTRLIIDTHDKQAFAAVSHLTVGGFRDWLLSDAADEQSLRALAPGLTPEMAAAVSKIMRVQDLVLVAQKIRVVTKFRGTMGLRGRLSTRLQPNHPTDEPAGIAASILDGLLYGNGDAMIGINPATDSIASICAMLEMLDAIIQRYEIPTQACVLTHVTTSIEAINRGVPLDLVFQSIAGTEAANASFGINLNVLQEGYDAGLSLNRGTLGQNLMYFETGQGSALSANAHHGIDQQTCETRAYAVARHFKPFLVNTVVGFIGPEYLYNGKQIIRAGLEDHFCGKLLGVPMGCDICYTNHAEADQDDMDTLLTLLGVAGINFIMGIPGSDDIMLNYQTTSFHDALYARQTLGLKPAPEFEQWLARMGIFTQADGKIHFGDSLPPAFRQAMAQLG; this is translated from the coding sequence ATGGCTAGTTTTGCTCACACTGTCGGTGGCCTGATTTATCGCTTCGAAAGCCTCAAGGAGGTGATGGCCAAGGCCAGTCCGGCACGCTCAGGGGATTTCCTGGCTGGCGTCGCGGCACTTAACGATGGCGAGCGCGTTGCCGCGCAGATGGCCTTGGCTGACATCCCGCTCACTCATTTCCTACAGGAAGTGCTGATTCCTTATGAGGCCGATGAAGTCACCCGACTGATCATCGACACTCACGATAAACAAGCTTTCGCGGCTGTCAGCCACCTCACTGTCGGCGGCTTTCGCGACTGGCTGCTCAGCGATGCCGCCGACGAACAGAGCCTGCGCGCCCTCGCGCCAGGTCTGACCCCGGAAATGGCCGCTGCCGTGTCGAAGATCATGCGCGTGCAGGATCTGGTGCTGGTGGCGCAGAAAATCCGTGTTGTTACAAAATTCCGCGGCACGATGGGTTTGCGCGGCCGGTTATCCACACGCCTGCAACCCAATCACCCCACCGACGAACCGGCCGGCATCGCCGCGAGCATTTTGGACGGCCTGCTGTACGGCAACGGCGACGCGATGATCGGCATCAACCCGGCCACCGACAGTATCGCCTCGATCTGCGCCATGCTGGAAATGCTCGACGCGATCATTCAGCGCTACGAGATTCCCACCCAGGCCTGCGTGCTGACGCATGTCACCACGTCCATTGAGGCTATCAATCGCGGCGTTCCGCTGGACCTGGTGTTCCAGTCGATCGCCGGCACCGAAGCGGCCAACGCCAGTTTCGGCATCAACCTGAACGTGTTGCAGGAGGGTTACGACGCCGGTTTGAGCCTGAATCGCGGCACGCTGGGCCAGAATCTGATGTATTTCGAAACCGGTCAGGGCAGCGCCCTGTCAGCCAACGCCCACCACGGCATCGATCAACAGACCTGCGAAACCCGCGCCTACGCCGTTGCGCGACATTTCAAACCGTTCCTGGTGAACACCGTCGTAGGATTCATCGGCCCGGAATACCTCTACAACGGTAAACAGATCATCCGCGCCGGCCTCGAAGACCACTTCTGCGGCAAGCTCCTGGGCGTGCCCATGGGTTGCGACATCTGTTACACCAACCACGCCGAAGCCGACCAGGACGATATGGACACCCTGCTGACCCTGTTGGGCGTGGCCGGGATCAACTTCATCATGGGCATCCCCGGCTCCGATGACATCATGCTCAACTATCAGACCACCTCGTTCCACGACGCCCTTTACGCCCGTCAGACCCTGGGCCTGAAACCGGCGCCGGAATTCGAACAATGGCTGGCAAGAATGGGCATTTTCACCCAGGCAGACGGCAAGATTCACTTCGGCGACAGCCTGCCGCCGGCTTTCCGCCAAGCGATGGCGCAACTGGGATGA
- the eutC gene encoding ethanolamine ammonia-lyase subunit EutC yields MDKPPVDPQNPLLELRRLTPARIALGRTGTSMPTSAQLDFQYAHAQARDAVHLPFDHVGLSSQLAERGRASLLLHSAATDRNSYLQRPDLGRKLSDDSAQTLRDYALANPGGVDLAIVVADGLSALAVHRHTLPFLARMEDQIVSDGWSVSPVILVEQGRVAVADEIGELLGAKMVVILIGERPGLSSPDSLGLYFTYNPKVGLTDAYRNCISNVRLEGLSYGMAAHRLLYLMREACRRQLSGVNLKDEAQVQTLESDAGAGMKGNFLLSSSDA; encoded by the coding sequence ATGGATAAACCACCCGTTGATCCACAGAACCCGTTGCTGGAACTGCGTCGCCTGACGCCGGCGCGGATCGCCTTGGGAAGAACCGGCACCAGCATGCCGACCAGCGCGCAGCTGGATTTCCAGTACGCCCACGCTCAGGCGCGGGATGCGGTGCACTTACCGTTCGACCATGTGGGGCTCAGCTCACAACTGGCTGAACGCGGGCGTGCCAGTCTGCTGCTACACAGCGCCGCTACGGACCGGAACAGTTATTTGCAACGCCCCGATTTGGGGCGAAAGCTGAGTGATGATTCGGCGCAGACACTGCGCGATTACGCATTGGCCAATCCCGGCGGTGTCGATCTGGCAATTGTCGTTGCCGATGGGTTGTCGGCGCTGGCCGTTCATCGCCATACCCTGCCGTTTCTGGCACGGATGGAAGATCAGATTGTGAGTGACGGCTGGTCCGTCTCACCGGTCATTCTGGTGGAACAGGGTCGGGTCGCCGTAGCCGACGAAATCGGTGAACTGCTGGGTGCAAAAATGGTGGTGATCCTGATCGGCGAACGCCCTGGCCTCAGCTCCCCGGACAGCCTGGGGCTGTATTTCACCTATAATCCAAAGGTCGGGCTGACGGATGCCTATCGCAACTGCATCTCCAACGTCCGACTCGAAGGCCTGAGTTACGGCATGGCGGCACACCGTTTGCTGTATTTGATGCGCGAGGCCTGTCGGCGGCAGTTGTCAGGGGTCAATCTGAAGGACGAAGCTCAAGTTCAGACACTCGAGTCGGACGCTGGAGCAGGCATGAAAGGTAATTTCCTACTGAGTTCGTCGGATGCCTGA
- a CDS encoding GNAT family N-acetyltransferase — MRIIQATLEHLDLLTPLFVKYREFYGSLAYPDSSRAFLEKRLRRKESVIYLALADDDSNKLMGFCQLYPSFSSLSLKRVWILNDIYVAEEARRQLVADNLIRTAKKMAKETNAVRMRVSTSSNNEVAQKTYESIGFKEDTEFKNYVLPISDEL; from the coding sequence ATGCGGATTATTCAAGCGACGCTCGAACACCTGGACCTGCTGACCCCGTTGTTCGTCAAATATCGCGAGTTTTATGGCTCCCTGGCTTATCCGGACTCGTCCCGGGCGTTCCTTGAAAAGCGCCTGCGTCGCAAGGAGTCGGTGATCTACCTGGCCCTGGCCGATGACGACAGCAACAAACTGATGGGTTTCTGTCAGTTGTATCCGAGCTTTTCGTCCCTTTCGCTGAAGCGCGTGTGGATCCTCAACGACATCTACGTCGCCGAAGAGGCCCGCCGCCAGTTGGTGGCCGACAACCTCATCCGCACTGCGAAGAAAATGGCCAAGGAAACCAACGCTGTACGCATGCGCGTTTCCACCAGCAGCAATAACGAAGTCGCGCAGAAAACCTACGAATCCATCGGGTTCAAGGAAGACACCGAGTTCAAGAACTACGTGTTGCCGATCAGCGACGAGCTATAA
- a CDS encoding DedA family protein produces MDFNPLDLILHLDVYLDLLVNNYGPWIYAILFLVIFCETGLVVMPFLPGDSLLFIAGAVAAGGGMDPVLLGGLLMLAAILGDSTNYVIGRTAGERLFSNPNSKIFRRDYLQQTHDFYDKHGGKTVTLARFLPIIRTFAPFVAGVAKMPYPRFFAFSVLGTILWVGGLVTLGYFFGNVPFIKQNLSLLVVGIILLSLVPMIIGIIRSRFGNAASKTQSR; encoded by the coding sequence ATGGATTTCAACCCGCTCGATCTTATCCTGCATCTCGATGTTTACCTCGATTTGCTGGTAAACAACTACGGGCCATGGATTTACGCCATTCTGTTCCTGGTGATCTTCTGCGAAACCGGTCTGGTGGTCATGCCGTTCCTGCCGGGCGACTCCCTGCTGTTCATCGCGGGTGCCGTTGCGGCCGGTGGCGGCATGGACCCGGTGCTGCTGGGCGGCCTGCTGATGCTGGCGGCGATCCTTGGCGACAGTACCAACTACGTGATCGGACGAACGGCGGGTGAGCGTTTGTTCAGCAACCCGAACTCGAAAATCTTCCGCCGCGACTACCTGCAGCAAACCCACGACTTCTACGACAAACACGGCGGCAAAACCGTAACCTTGGCGCGCTTCCTGCCCATCATCCGCACCTTTGCACCGTTCGTCGCCGGCGTCGCCAAAATGCCTTACCCGCGTTTCTTCGCCTTCAGCGTCCTCGGCACTATTTTGTGGGTGGGTGGCCTGGTGACCCTGGGTTACTTCTTCGGCAACGTACCGTTCATCAAGCAAAACCTGTCGCTGCTGGTCGTGGGCATCATCCTGTTGTCGCTGGTGCCGATGATTATCGGAATCATCCGCAGCCGCTTCGGCAACGCCGCGTCCAAAACTCAATCGCGCTGA
- a CDS encoding zinc-dependent peptidase, whose amino-acid sequence MWSLSAWRRQRTLAKHPIADDMWQRVRHHLSFLDGISAAEDQWLREASVLFLQDKHLTALPGVELHQEQRLLLAAQAQLPVLHLGDLNWYQGFHEIVLYPDDFLSPQRHRDASGVEHEWDGEHSGEAWQQGPIILAWPGVMASGGWEGYNLVIHELAHKLDMLNGDANGLPPLHADMRVSDWAKVMQEAYDDLDRQLDRNPDADTAIDPYAAENPAEFFAVTSEYFFSAPDLLHEAYPQVYEQLKLFYRQDPLARLRQLLAEDPVYQAHD is encoded by the coding sequence ATGTGGTCCCTTAGCGCCTGGCGTCGCCAGCGCACCTTGGCCAAACACCCGATTGCCGACGACATGTGGCAGCGGGTGCGTCATCACTTGAGTTTTCTCGATGGCATTAGCGCCGCCGAAGACCAGTGGCTGCGCGAAGCCAGCGTGCTGTTCCTCCAGGACAAACACTTGACCGCCCTGCCCGGCGTCGAACTCCACCAGGAACAGCGCCTGCTGCTTGCCGCACAGGCGCAGTTGCCGGTGCTGCACCTGGGCGATCTGAACTGGTATCAGGGTTTCCACGAAATCGTCCTCTATCCCGACGACTTCCTCAGCCCCCAACGCCATCGCGATGCCAGCGGCGTCGAACACGAATGGGACGGCGAACACAGCGGCGAAGCCTGGCAGCAAGGCCCGATCATCCTCGCGTGGCCCGGCGTGATGGCCAGCGGAGGCTGGGAAGGCTACAACCTGGTGATCCACGAACTCGCGCATAAACTCGACATGCTCAACGGCGACGCCAACGGCCTGCCGCCACTGCACGCCGACATGCGGGTCAGCGACTGGGCCAAGGTCATGCAAGAGGCCTACGACGACCTTGATCGGCAACTGGACCGCAATCCCGACGCTGACACCGCCATCGACCCGTACGCTGCGGAAAACCCCGCCGAGTTCTTCGCGGTCACCAGCGAATACTTCTTTAGCGCCCCGGATTTGCTGCACGAGGCGTATCCTCAGGTCTATGAACAGCTGAAGCTGTTTTATCGTCAGGACCCTCTGGCCCGGCTGCGGCAACTTCTGGCCGAAGACCCGGTCTATCAGGCACACGACTAA
- the ppa gene encoding inorganic diphosphatase encodes MSYSKIPAGKDLPNDIYVAIEIPANHAPIKYEIDKDSDCLFVDRFMATPMFYPANYGFIPNTLADDGDPLDVLVVTPYPVAPGSVIRARPVGILHMTDDGGGDAKVIAVPHDKLSQLYVDVKEYTDLPPLLLEQIKHFFENYKDLEKGKWVKIEGWGDAEAARTEIMKSVAAYKG; translated from the coding sequence ATGAGCTACAGCAAGATTCCGGCTGGCAAAGACCTGCCGAACGACATCTACGTCGCGATCGAGATTCCGGCCAACCACGCCCCGATCAAATACGAAATCGACAAAGACAGCGATTGCCTGTTCGTTGACCGTTTCATGGCCACCCCGATGTTCTACCCGGCCAACTACGGTTTCATCCCGAACACCCTGGCTGACGACGGTGACCCCCTCGACGTGCTGGTCGTGACCCCTTACCCGGTTGCTCCAGGTTCCGTCATCCGCGCCCGTCCGGTCGGCATCCTGCACATGACCGACGACGGCGGCGGCGATGCCAAAGTCATCGCAGTCCCACACGACAAGCTGTCCCAGCTGTACGTCGACGTGAAGGAATACACCGATCTGCCACCTTTGCTGCTGGAACAGATCAAGCACTTCTTCGAGAACTACAAAGACCTCGAAAAAGGCAAATGGGTGAAGATCGAAGGTTGGGGCGACGCAGAAGCCGCTCGCACCGAGATCATGAAGTCGGTTGCTGCCTATAAAGGCTGA
- a CDS encoding S24 family peptidase, which translates to MKKNKTCGPRFRMLLKELQITTTRFAEFLSISDPQTVHNWYTRGVPDYRMEDVARRLSVNTEWLKTGEGPQDARALHLVDASGNTFDAQSIRGTYQVIDPVDIELPFYKEAATAPGSDKTHVIKDPSESIRLRRSDLDSLEINHADAICARMVGNSMAEKIEDGSIVAIDRGFTQIVDGEIYAIEHDGMLRIKYLSRVPGNAIRMRSHNSSEYPDEVFRPPQIEEQNIRVLGWVFWWSTLNKRRPPIPFL; encoded by the coding sequence ATGAAAAAGAACAAAACCTGCGGACCACGATTCAGAATGCTCCTGAAAGAGCTACAAATCACGACGACGAGATTTGCCGAATTCCTGAGTATTTCAGACCCTCAAACTGTCCATAACTGGTATACCCGCGGAGTTCCTGACTACCGCATGGAAGATGTCGCCAGAAGACTGTCCGTGAACACAGAATGGCTGAAAACCGGCGAAGGACCGCAAGACGCCAGGGCATTGCATCTGGTCGACGCATCCGGCAACACCTTCGACGCCCAGTCAATCCGAGGCACCTATCAGGTCATCGACCCAGTCGACATCGAACTACCCTTTTACAAAGAAGCGGCCACTGCCCCCGGCTCCGACAAAACCCATGTCATCAAAGACCCCAGCGAATCGATCCGCCTGCGGCGCAGCGATCTTGACTCCCTGGAAATCAACCACGCCGATGCCATCTGCGCCCGCATGGTTGGCAACAGCATGGCCGAAAAAATTGAAGATGGTTCCATCGTCGCCATCGACCGCGGGTTCACGCAAATTGTCGACGGAGAGATTTATGCAATCGAGCACGACGGCATGTTGCGCATCAAATACCTGAGTCGGGTACCAGGCAACGCGATACGCATGCGCAGCCACAACAGCTCCGAATACCCGGATGAAGTCTTCAGACCTCCGCAAATCGAAGAACAAAACATAAGGGTTCTGGGATGGGTGTTCTGGTGGTCGACCCTGAACAAACGCAGGCCACCCATACCTTTTCTGTAA